A window of Clostridium novyi genomic DNA:
TTAGCTTCATTTGTAAAGCCTGTTTTTAATCCATCACAACCTTTATAAAATCTTACTAACTTATTATGATTTACAAGTTCTATAGGATTTTTTCTTCCTTCTGATATTGTCTCCATATATGTTCCACTGTATTTTAATATTTTTTTATGTTTTAAAAGTTCACAAGACATTATAGAAATATCATAAGCACTAGTTAAATGTCCTTCCTTTGATAAACCATGACAATTTTTAAATGTTGTATCTTTCATTCCTAATTGTTGAGCTCTTTTGTTCATCATTTCAACAAAGCTAGATTCACTTCCTCCTATATATTCAGCAAGAGCTGTAGCTGCATCATTTCCTGACGCAATAGCAACACCTTTTAATAAATCTTCTACCGTTCTAACTTCACCAGTATCTAATAACATACTGCTACTTCCGTTTTTGCCCATTTTTTTTGCGTTTTCACTTACAACAACAGTATCACTTAATTTTATTTTTCCTGAATCAATTGCTTCCATGGTTAATAACATTGTCATTATTTTTGTTACAGACGCTGGTGCAAATTTTTCATGTACATTTTTTTTATAAATTATTTTCCCCGTAGATGGCTCCATTAAAAGTCCTGCTTTTGCCTCCACATCTAATGACCCCTCAGCAGCCTTTACATTTACAACAAAAATTTGACTTATGAATAAAACTGCCAATAATAAACAAACTAAACTCTTATTTCTGACTTTCATTTTTATCCCCTTTCTACTAAGTATGTATTTTATAACTTTAGTTTTACCAATTTGGATTAGATTATCACAATTTTTAAATTTATAACAATATAAAAAGGCACGTCCTTAGGTTTTAAGCCCTTGGATGTGCCTTTTTATATACATCAACAATTTTATTTTTTTTCGATATACTTGAATATATTTGAGTAGTTGCTATAGTATTATGCCCTAAAAGTTCTTGCACTGATTTCATATCAGCACCATTTTGTAATAAATGTACTGCAAAAGAATGTCTTAAAGTATAAGAATCTATTTTTTTATTAATGTTTGCATCTTTAGCATATTTCTTTACAATCTTCCAAAATCCTTGTCTTGTCATTTTGCCTCCTCTTAAATTGCAAAATAACAATTCTGAATTATCTGCATTCATTTTATCTCTTACTTTCAAATATTCATTTAAACAATTTACAGCATAACTTCCTATAGGAATTATACGTTCCTTATCCTTTGCTCCTTTACATTTTATATAACTTAATTTCAAATTAACATCAAAAATTGTTATTTTAAGAAGTTCCGATACTTTCATACCTGTTGCATACATTAATTCTAGCATAGCTTTATCACGTATTCCTTTATATTCACTACAATCTGGAGCAGACAAAAATTTATCAACTTCATCTACAGTAAGAATTTCAGGAAGTGTTCTTTTATTTTTAGGTACTTCATAATTTATCAATGGATTATCTACGTTTTCCCCAGTTTTTATAAGAAATTTATAGAAATTCCTAATAGCAACTAAACTTCTTATTATTGAACTGTCTGCTTTTCTTTCTTTTTTTAAAATTTGTACATAAGCCATTATGCTAACCATATCACTCTCTAATATATTTTCATGACGTTTATTTAAAAACTTTGCAAATTTAAGCAAGTCTCTTTTATAAGCTTCTATAGTATTTTTACTTAATTCTTTTTTTAACATATCTTCTATATATTTAGATAAAAATTTTTCCATAAAAATTCCTCAACTATCTATAATCTTTATATTTACTCTTTAAAACGAAAAATACATTTCAATTATATATCTATAATAACATAATATATTATTTTTTTCATTTAATAAATTGAATACTAAAGTACTATTATTATATGTATTGCATTTTTTCATAAATAATTCTAATATAAATCCTAATAGCTTAGGTAATCCGAATCCGAATATTAAAATTATAATATAACATTTTATAAGTAAAATAATTAACTTATAAACTTCTTTAGATTTTATCATGGTAAAATACTTCCTATATTAGATACTATCATTTTAACCATATTAGGAGATATATAACCTTCTATAATAAATCCTATAAACATAAATGAACTAACTAATAAAAATGTTGTAGAATACGTTACTATATGAACCCAATTATTACTTTTGTCCATAATCATATGTGATCCATTTTTTAATATTCGTAAAGAAAATTCAGATGCAATAACAGATAAAATTATTATAGCTGGTATATAAATTATATTTTGTGGAAAAAGAATTAATAAATTAAGTAATATACCCTTTGCTCCTAAACCATTTATAACTAAACTAGATGTAAATCCTATAGTAAATCCTTTAATTAAATCAGTAATAAATATTATAGGTGTACCTAACATTGTAAGTCCTAAAAACCATATTACTAAAATAAAAATCATATTATTCTTTAATGCTTGTATAAAAACATACTTATTATCTATATTTTTAGGATTAATCTTTTTTGTAACACTTAGTAGAAAATTCACTAAATTATTCTTATCTACCTTGTCCATATATTTAACTGTATATATTCCTATAACTATTCCTATACACACAAATAAAAGCGTAACCATATATAATATTAAATTTTTGTGTATATGTTCTCCTAGACTTTGAAATATCCTTTTACTTCTCACCACTTATTCCTCCTCTTGTTATAATCTTTTATATATTTATGATTACAAGAGGAGTTATATGCATAATTTAAATAAATGTAAATAACCCTATATTTTCACTATATATTAAATATATACTT
This region includes:
- a CDS encoding D-alanyl-D-alanine carboxypeptidase family protein; its protein translation is MKVRNKSLVCLLLAVLFISQIFVVNVKAAEGSLDVEAKAGLLMEPSTGKIIYKKNVHEKFAPASVTKIMTMLLTMEAIDSGKIKLSDTVVVSENAKKMGKNGSSSMLLDTGEVRTVEDLLKGVAIASGNDAATALAEYIGGSESSFVEMMNKRAQQLGMKDTTFKNCHGLSKEGHLTSAYDISIMSCELLKHKKILKYSGTYMETISEGRKNPIELVNHNKLVRFYKGCDGLKTGFTNEAKYCISATAVRNNIRMLAIIVGAPTYKVRNRDASMLMNYGFSKFESKKIVTKDSDVEKIILDKKGEKFFFAKAKNDLNVVLERGSKNKITKKCVLNKDKKEYKQNEIIGHCEIYVNDKLLGKVSIYSDRDIKTYGFLDSIKYNIMNLFDNAI
- the xerD gene encoding site-specific tyrosine recombinase XerD; translation: MEKFLSKYIEDMLKKELSKNTIEAYKRDLLKFAKFLNKRHENILESDMVSIMAYVQILKKERKADSSIIRSLVAIRNFYKFLIKTGENVDNPLINYEVPKNKRTLPEILTVDEVDKFLSAPDCSEYKGIRDKAMLELMYATGMKVSELLKITIFDVNLKLSYIKCKGAKDKERIIPIGSYAVNCLNEYLKVRDKMNADNSELLFCNLRGGKMTRQGFWKIVKKYAKDANINKKIDSYTLRHSFAVHLLQNGADMKSVQELLGHNTIATTQIYSSISKKNKIVDVYKKAHPRA
- the spoIIM gene encoding stage II sporulation protein M, translated to MRSKRIFQSLGEHIHKNLILYMVTLLFVCIGIVIGIYTVKYMDKVDKNNLVNFLLSVTKKINPKNIDNKYVFIQALKNNMIFILVIWFLGLTMLGTPIIFITDLIKGFTIGFTSSLVINGLGAKGILLNLLILFPQNIIYIPAIIILSVIASEFSLRILKNGSHMIMDKSNNWVHIVTYSTTFLLVSSFMFIGFIIEGYISPNMVKMIVSNIGSILP